The following are encoded in a window of Mycolicibacterium tusciae JS617 genomic DNA:
- a CDS encoding DUF6262 family protein: MRADNSIHIVTAAKQRHELTRAKAIAALHELDRAGTKISFEAVAEHAGVSRSWLYTQPDLKDEINRIRALRRPQHDQAPPARQRAREDSLRQRLDVALRRNRELAEQNQRLRHQLAHALGQARDDTHKRPARDRDSITIDPC; encoded by the coding sequence ATGCGAGCTGACAACAGCATTCACATCGTCACCGCAGCCAAGCAGCGTCACGAGCTCACCCGCGCAAAAGCTATCGCCGCCTTGCACGAACTCGACCGCGCCGGAACCAAGATCAGCTTCGAAGCCGTCGCCGAACACGCCGGTGTCTCCCGGTCCTGGCTCTACACCCAGCCCGACCTCAAAGACGAGATCAACCGCATCCGTGCGCTACGCCGCCCGCAACACGACCAGGCTCCGCCAGCCCGGCAACGCGCCAGGGAAGACTCCCTGCGCCAGCGCCTCGACGTCGCACTTCGCCGCAACCGTGAACTCGCCGAACAGAATCAGCGACTGCGCCACCAACTCGCCCATGCTCTCGGACAAGCCCGCGACGACACCCACAAGCGACCCGCCCGAGATCGCGATTCGATAACAATCGACCCCTGCTGA
- a CDS encoding helix-turn-helix domain-containing protein, with protein MIRKMGCQWHLRTLMAQQGMFQTTELVPLLAERGVVLSREQVFRLVTQPPQRLSMDVLAALCDILDCTPNDLVEITVVNAAAKKVAGGAAPSPPTVRRTTVRRPDHTR; from the coding sequence ATGATCCGAAAGATGGGCTGCCAGTGGCACCTTCGCACACTGATGGCGCAGCAGGGGATGTTTCAAACCACGGAGCTCGTGCCGCTGCTGGCCGAGCGTGGCGTCGTGCTGTCCCGCGAACAGGTCTTCCGTTTGGTGACTCAGCCTCCGCAGCGGCTCTCGATGGACGTTCTGGCGGCGTTGTGCGACATCCTCGACTGCACACCCAACGATTTGGTTGAGATCACCGTGGTCAATGCCGCAGCCAAGAAGGTCGCCGGTGGGGCCGCCCCGTCGCCGCCGACGGTCCGGCGCACCACGGTGCGCCGCCCGGACCACACTCGGTGA
- a CDS encoding cytochrome c biogenesis CcdA family protein: MNGFTEIAMSGHVLLAVLVSALAGLVSFASPCVIPLVPGYLSYLAAVVGVDEQSQSTSRSARLRVTAAAGLFIAGFTAVFLMGTIAILGLTATVITNQVLLQRIGGAVTILMGLVFMGFVPALQRQARFTPKSMSTIAGAPLLGGVFGLGWTPCLGPTLTGVIAMSSATNGSAIARGVVLVVAYCLGLGIPFVLLALGSARAVHAMGWLRRNTREIQIFGGVLLVAVGLALVSGLWNEFISWVRDTFVTNTTLPI; this comes from the coding sequence ATGAACGGATTCACCGAGATCGCCATGTCAGGGCACGTGCTGCTGGCGGTGCTGGTATCGGCATTGGCCGGATTGGTGTCTTTTGCCTCGCCCTGCGTGATTCCCCTGGTGCCGGGATACCTGTCCTACCTTGCAGCGGTCGTCGGGGTCGACGAGCAAAGCCAATCGACATCGCGAAGTGCGCGGCTGCGAGTAACTGCGGCCGCTGGATTGTTCATCGCCGGCTTCACAGCGGTGTTCCTGATGGGCACCATCGCGATCCTGGGTCTAACGGCGACGGTGATCACCAATCAGGTGTTGCTGCAGCGTATCGGCGGCGCCGTCACCATCCTGATGGGCCTGGTCTTCATGGGCTTCGTGCCCGCGCTGCAACGCCAGGCCCGGTTCACCCCGAAGTCGATGTCGACCATCGCGGGTGCGCCGCTGCTGGGCGGGGTGTTCGGCCTGGGCTGGACCCCGTGTCTGGGGCCCACACTCACTGGCGTGATTGCGATGTCCTCGGCCACAAATGGATCGGCCATCGCCCGCGGGGTAGTCCTCGTCGTGGCCTACTGTCTAGGTCTGGGCATTCCCTTTGTCCTGTTGGCGTTGGGATCTGCACGCGCGGTGCACGCGATGGGGTGGCTTCGTCGAAATACCAGGGAAATCCAGATCTTCGGCGGTGTACTGCTGGTCGCCGTGGGACTAGCGCTGGTGAGCGGGCTGTGGAACGAATTCATCTCTTGGGTCCGTGACACCTTCGTCACCAACACCACGCTGCCGATATGA
- a CDS encoding site-specific integrase, whose product MTSTIATTAPGTPPRSPFTGADICREAGLTLPDRTSRPVFDDDLWDFTDVVGLPVQMALYRRRFDFTTITDPRWRLVVKELILALLAPNHDAVVRLPRAYRTALHLTSCYSRLYEAGTFFGWLDRRGITALTEVDTRLCEDYLGFRRYVTDSDGTVVGEQSPGLRRAAAQMIVDLVDYRDLFTTDRVPADLRPWGGATASAVAEMPSGREGNKTPAVPAEVLQPMLAAALHLVQTLGPHVVELHEQIRHIDRIWATKAPGLRHGSSAMISDINKLLADHRVTNTPLPMLEDHDVRRRLTAGWDANNPLLPVSTGALARQAGYVQFWAKWMPALRKPLIDTLHTVGVEKVFARNAAQAPTADDSALLPWTLPLHRSEAVALIGITRTAAIVVLAAASGMRASELMELRVGCCRPVEEPIPGLKRYRVASKIIKGQGLGGTDDEWVVIEPVHRAIELIEQLHDDPHEGALLLSRFSFRVRYLWFRAWVNSPAGARLGLAPIPDEPVALRMLRRTVALEMAYRPGGVLAAKLHLKHIAAATTEGYAARPGGAQAELLAEVNKLEADHKLQLVLAEFRNYQQGILPAGPGARNLTEFFASIDTDLDTEAIAAPKIQRNDRDILNLLSKRAKALHLGPANYCWFTDPSRALCLKLAGTPTSDRPMIGMCDSARCPQATHHQHHRPIWAEHAELTKTLLGQLGKTRTTEHTRLQTDYDRAVRVITSIDTATGTGATEEQA is encoded by the coding sequence ATGACAAGCACAATCGCGACCACGGCACCCGGCACACCCCCACGGTCCCCGTTCACCGGCGCCGACATCTGCCGCGAAGCCGGGCTCACGCTGCCAGACCGCACCTCACGACCGGTGTTCGACGACGACCTGTGGGATTTCACCGACGTCGTCGGGCTCCCGGTCCAGATGGCCCTCTACCGGCGGCGATTCGACTTCACCACCATCACCGACCCACGTTGGCGGCTGGTCGTCAAGGAGCTGATCCTGGCGCTGCTTGCCCCGAACCATGATGCCGTGGTTCGGCTGCCGCGCGCCTACCGCACCGCACTGCATCTGACCAGCTGCTACAGCCGACTCTACGAGGCCGGGACGTTCTTCGGCTGGCTCGACCGGCGGGGAATCACTGCCCTCACCGAAGTCGATACCCGCCTCTGCGAGGACTACCTGGGATTCCGACGCTATGTCACCGACTCCGACGGCACCGTCGTGGGCGAGCAGAGCCCCGGCCTCCGGCGCGCTGCCGCGCAGATGATCGTCGACCTGGTCGACTACCGTGACCTGTTCACCACCGACCGGGTTCCGGCCGATCTGCGTCCTTGGGGCGGCGCGACAGCGTCAGCGGTCGCCGAAATGCCTTCTGGTCGTGAGGGAAACAAGACGCCGGCCGTCCCTGCCGAAGTGCTGCAGCCGATGCTCGCCGCGGCCTTGCACCTGGTGCAGACCCTCGGCCCACACGTTGTCGAGCTGCACGAGCAGATCCGCCACATCGACCGCATTTGGGCTACGAAGGCACCGGGCCTTCGTCATGGCTCGTCGGCGATGATCAGCGACATCAACAAACTGCTGGCCGACCACAGGGTGACCAACACGCCTCTGCCGATGCTCGAAGACCACGATGTCAGACGCCGACTCACGGCTGGCTGGGACGCGAACAACCCGCTGCTGCCGGTCTCCACCGGAGCCCTGGCCCGGCAGGCCGGATACGTCCAGTTTTGGGCGAAATGGATGCCCGCGCTGCGCAAACCGCTGATCGACACCCTCCACACTGTCGGAGTCGAGAAGGTTTTCGCCCGCAACGCCGCACAGGCACCGACCGCCGACGACTCAGCCCTGTTGCCCTGGACACTGCCACTGCACCGATCCGAAGCGGTCGCCCTGATCGGCATCACCCGCACCGCGGCCATCGTGGTCCTGGCCGCCGCGTCCGGAATGCGGGCCAGCGAGCTGATGGAACTGCGGGTCGGCTGCTGCCGCCCGGTCGAGGAACCGATACCCGGTCTGAAGCGCTACCGCGTCGCCAGCAAGATCATCAAAGGCCAGGGCCTGGGTGGCACCGACGACGAATGGGTCGTCATCGAACCGGTCCACCGCGCAATCGAGCTCATCGAACAGCTCCATGACGACCCCCACGAGGGCGCTCTTCTGCTGTCCCGGTTCAGCTTCCGGGTCCGTTACCTATGGTTTCGCGCCTGGGTGAACTCCCCGGCCGGGGCCCGCCTCGGACTCGCCCCGATCCCCGACGAACCAGTAGCACTGCGGATGCTGAGGCGCACGGTTGCGTTGGAGATGGCTTACCGGCCCGGCGGTGTTCTCGCAGCAAAACTGCACCTCAAACATATCGCTGCCGCCACTACAGAAGGCTATGCGGCTCGACCGGGCGGTGCTCAAGCGGAGTTGCTGGCCGAAGTCAACAAGCTCGAGGCCGACCACAAACTCCAGCTCGTGCTGGCCGAGTTCCGCAACTACCAGCAAGGAATCCTGCCCGCCGGGCCCGGTGCCCGCAACCTGACCGAATTCTTCGCCAGCATCGACACCGACCTCGACACCGAAGCGATTGCGGCGCCCAAGATCCAGCGCAACGACCGCGACATCCTCAACCTGCTGTCCAAACGCGCGAAGGCACTGCATCTCGGCCCGGCGAACTATTGCTGGTTCACCGATCCCTCGCGCGCACTCTGCCTGAAACTCGCCGGCACCCCGACCTCGGACCGCCCGATGATCGGCATGTGTGACTCCGCGCGCTGTCCGCAGGCCACCCACCACCAGCACCACCGGCCCATCTGGGCCGAGCACGCCGAACTCACCAAGACCCTCCTCGGCCAACTCGGCAAAACCCGCACCACCGAACACACCCGACTACAGACCGACTACGACCGCGCCGTCCGGGTCATCACCAGCATCGACACAGCCACCGGGACCGGCGCAACCGAGGAGCAAGCATGA
- a CDS encoding tyrosine-type recombinase/integrase: MLTPSAVTSITNDLGLSPHDRQSASRTTRRESATSNATRTQPHTTTAETRHTYVTHLTEFDYPERFVQDQVGHAYASTTSIYSHVSDEYRNRLLRAALTKRGVITEGEP; this comes from the coding sequence ATGCTGACCCCGTCGGCAGTGACGTCCATCACAAACGATTTGGGTTTATCGCCACACGATCGGCAATCAGCGTCACGAACTACGCGCCGAGAATCGGCCACGTCAAACGCAACACGAACCCAACCGCACACGACCACTGCGGAGACAAGACACACCTACGTCACACATCTCACCGAGTTCGACTACCCAGAGCGCTTCGTGCAAGACCAAGTCGGACATGCCTACGCCAGTACCACCTCGATCTACAGCCACGTGTCCGACGAGTACCGCAACCGCCTGCTGCGCGCGGCGCTCACCAAACGTGGCGTCATCACCGAAGGTGAACCATGA
- a CDS encoding site-specific integrase has translation MLVVKVVSPLSSRESFTVLGEDGVPVAPVERYLKYLTDIERSPNTIKAYAHDLKDWFTFLGGCGLDWRSVSLEDIGAFVAWLRLPTALRQGAIAVLPSVEHHCGESTVNRKLSALAAFYLHAVRDGIEVGELLTTWQIGGSRGGWKPFLHHISKHMPLPRRTVSLKAPKKLPRVLIPGEIQTLLDACDRLRDRFLLALLYDTGMRIGEALGLRHSDIAAADRQITVCRRDSDNRARAKSLTVRTVPVSAELIRLYADYLHAEYGDLDSDYVFVNLWGRPHGHPLTYSAVYDLVRRLRRRTDIDFDPHWLRHTAATRMLRDGIGLEVVAKLLGHANVTVTAATYGHLNVEDARKAMEHAGWFIGKAQVNL, from the coding sequence GTGCTTGTTGTGAAGGTGGTTTCACCGCTCTCGTCGCGTGAATCGTTCACCGTCCTCGGCGAGGACGGTGTGCCGGTGGCACCGGTGGAGCGGTATCTGAAGTATTTGACCGACATAGAGCGGTCGCCGAACACGATCAAGGCCTATGCCCATGATCTGAAGGACTGGTTCACGTTCCTGGGCGGGTGCGGCCTGGACTGGCGGTCGGTGAGTCTGGAGGATATCGGCGCGTTCGTCGCCTGGCTGCGGCTGCCCACGGCGCTGCGGCAGGGCGCGATCGCCGTGCTGCCCTCGGTGGAGCATCACTGCGGCGAGTCAACGGTGAACCGGAAGCTGTCGGCGTTGGCGGCGTTCTATCTGCACGCCGTTCGCGACGGGATCGAGGTCGGCGAGCTGCTGACGACCTGGCAGATCGGAGGGTCGAGAGGCGGTTGGAAGCCGTTTCTGCACCACATCAGCAAGCACATGCCGCTACCCCGGCGAACAGTGTCGTTGAAGGCGCCGAAGAAGCTGCCGCGAGTGCTGATCCCCGGCGAGATCCAAACACTGCTGGACGCGTGTGACCGGTTGCGGGATCGGTTCCTGTTGGCGCTGCTCTATGACACCGGGATGCGCATCGGTGAGGCGCTGGGGCTGCGTCACAGCGACATCGCCGCCGCTGATCGGCAGATCACAGTTTGTCGGCGTGACAGCGACAACCGAGCCCGCGCCAAATCGTTGACGGTCCGGACCGTTCCGGTGAGCGCGGAACTGATTCGGTTGTATGCCGATTACCTTCACGCTGAATACGGCGACCTCGACAGCGACTACGTTTTCGTCAACCTCTGGGGGCGGCCACACGGCCATCCGTTGACCTATAGCGCGGTCTACGACCTGGTCCGCCGTTTGCGCCGGCGCACGGACATCGACTTCGACCCGCATTGGCTGCGCCACACCGCAGCGACCAGGATGCTGCGCGACGGGATCGGATTGGAGGTCGTGGCCAAGCTGCTCGGCCACGCCAATGTCACCGTCACCGCCGCGACATACGGGCATCTGAACGTGGAGGACGCCCGCAAGGCGATGGAGCACGCGGGCTGGTTCATCGGAAAGGCCCAGGTGAACCTATGA
- a CDS encoding helix-turn-helix domain-containing protein: MTELFVLEPAAADEPSDRIPEGLPVGGAERGPLERALRNAGLAIASVPFDVLIDAPDGGDDRRELRAAVTAVVHAAADTELERLRAAVQTDPDDGLDVALWGPAPDSVAVSKAAFADLQDQFAARRQLSIESLSRDDAAQLLGVAPQSITAKLAAGKLVGLKVGREWRLPMWQFDSDDPSGILPDLDRLQSVFPGGVVSLSAWMQREQPEFGGRSAREVMSRRGSEPVIALAQALTAAAW, encoded by the coding sequence ATGACCGAGCTTTTTGTTCTCGAACCGGCGGCCGCGGATGAGCCTAGCGACCGCATTCCCGAGGGTTTGCCGGTCGGAGGCGCCGAGCGTGGTCCGTTGGAGCGCGCCCTGCGCAACGCCGGATTGGCGATCGCCTCAGTGCCTTTCGACGTTCTCATCGACGCACCGGACGGTGGCGATGACCGCCGTGAACTGCGCGCGGCAGTTACGGCGGTGGTCCACGCGGCCGCAGACACCGAGTTGGAGCGCTTGCGCGCGGCCGTTCAGACCGATCCCGACGACGGACTCGATGTGGCGCTGTGGGGGCCTGCTCCCGATTCGGTGGCGGTGTCCAAAGCAGCATTCGCCGACCTGCAAGACCAGTTCGCGGCACGTCGGCAACTTTCGATCGAAAGCCTCAGCCGCGACGACGCTGCGCAGCTGCTGGGCGTGGCCCCCCAGAGCATCACTGCCAAGCTCGCCGCTGGCAAGCTGGTCGGGCTCAAGGTGGGTAGGGAATGGCGCCTGCCCATGTGGCAGTTCGATTCCGATGACCCGTCCGGCATCCTGCCCGACCTGGATCGGCTGCAGTCCGTGTTCCCCGGGGGGGTGGTCAGTCTGTCGGCCTGGATGCAGCGCGAACAGCCCGAGTTCGGGGGCCGCTCGGCGCGCGAGGTGATGTCGCGACGCGGCAGCGAACCGGTGATCGCCCTTGCCCAGGCCTTGACCGCTGCCGCATGGTGA
- a CDS encoding tyrosine-type recombinase/integrase produces MGVDLPGSAALSLVSKVASLDPQEAVFRAMMAGWSDQQRARVCLPPTILARASVVRRFGDFTGTHPWQWTAEDADAFFSSMRSGSSPKAVSTLRGYQNALRLFCDFITDRRYGWAALCLERFGQPPAQILHDWNTVTHVTEFEGRAGRRPLSFDEVQELFDAADGLVEAARSRHRKGSLSALRDAAMLKTVYAYGLRRQEVVGLDIVDLRSNPKVPAYGRFGGLFVRHGKGSHGDAPKRRTVLTVPEMDWIVGVLEHYVAEVRPCFQPGRHPGLWITERQGRLSKRSANEAFTAARDAAGLPKELDLHSLRRFVPA; encoded by the coding sequence GTGGGTGTTGATCTGCCGGGTTCTGCGGCGTTGTCGTTGGTGTCGAAGGTCGCGTCGTTGGATCCGCAGGAGGCGGTGTTTCGGGCGATGATGGCGGGCTGGTCGGATCAGCAGCGGGCGCGGGTGTGCTTGCCGCCGACGATCCTCGCGCGAGCGAGTGTGGTTCGGCGGTTCGGCGATTTCACCGGGACCCATCCCTGGCAGTGGACCGCTGAGGACGCTGACGCGTTCTTCTCATCGATGAGGTCGGGTTCATCGCCGAAGGCGGTTTCGACGCTACGCGGGTATCAGAACGCGTTGCGATTGTTCTGCGATTTCATCACCGACCGCCGATACGGGTGGGCCGCACTGTGCCTGGAGCGGTTCGGGCAGCCGCCTGCTCAGATCTTGCACGACTGGAACACCGTGACACATGTCACCGAGTTCGAAGGCAGAGCCGGTCGGCGTCCGCTGAGTTTCGACGAGGTGCAGGAGTTGTTCGACGCAGCTGACGGGTTGGTCGAGGCCGCGCGTAGTCGTCACCGCAAGGGCAGTTTGTCGGCGTTGCGAGACGCCGCCATGCTAAAGACGGTGTACGCGTATGGACTTCGCCGCCAAGAGGTGGTGGGCCTCGACATCGTCGATCTGCGATCGAATCCGAAGGTTCCGGCGTACGGCCGCTTTGGTGGGTTGTTCGTCCGCCATGGCAAGGGGTCGCATGGCGACGCGCCGAAGCGTCGCACGGTGTTGACCGTTCCGGAAATGGATTGGATCGTCGGCGTCCTGGAGCACTACGTCGCCGAGGTACGGCCGTGTTTTCAGCCCGGCCGCCATCCCGGCTTGTGGATCACTGAACGTCAGGGGCGCTTGTCCAAGCGCAGCGCCAACGAGGCGTTCACCGCGGCACGGGATGCGGCCGGCTTGCCCAAGGAACTCGATTTGCACTCGCTGCGCCGCTTTGTCCCCGCTTAG
- a CDS encoding tyrosine-type recombinase/integrase, producing the protein MTALEPNSTPGLLGLLIAGVRAEFRSDALEFASDDAVFGGGSCRVTDCGRSARGHGLCQGHHQRWANAGRPDLEEFTASTDPRWRKHRPNQACRVDGCGYGSARRGLCQLHAQRWERAGRPPLTSWLRDPLPVKQPRPGATCQIGHCSLWPQAKSPLCHSHTNTWKANDRNDIDEFVARFESNDTPANETIQLGMLTPQLKLEMQYVLQQRHDDRRGKLTPAVVARVVRLLIDTATTSLLDFDADQWRQRSAVLLNDTRSRGLLLYAHLTMLDLAEAGGWEAEYPRDVWRMHRLGYEGHYTLRFDRIPQPWLREPAKRWIRLRLSRGLNLEAGGGRPLLAIARFGRFLADVDIDDISRIDRELLERYLAHLNQEYSPQRRGAHIGLLNGFFAAIRQHCWATGLPDTAMFFAEDHPKRGEHLPRALAEHVMTQLEHHDNLDQFNNPAYRLITVILMRCGLRITDALRLRGDCVTTDADGAPYLRYFNHKMKRDALVPIAPDLVDMIGHQRRLVSERWPGGTGLLFPRPTKNIDGQVPLGIPTYREAMHRWLAACDIRDEHNRRVHLTPHQWRHTLGTRLINRDVPQEVVRHILDHDSPQMTAHYARLHDTTVRRAWEAARKVDSHGREVNLDPDGPMADAAWAKQRLGRATQALPNGYCGLPVQQSCPHANACLTCPMFLTTQEFLPQHRTQRKQTLQLITAAEARGHKRLAEMNRQVLGNLDAIITSLDTPTDPTAAEHAS; encoded by the coding sequence ATGACCGCCCTGGAGCCCAACTCAACGCCGGGCCTGCTGGGCCTGCTCATAGCCGGTGTTCGCGCCGAATTCCGCAGCGACGCATTGGAGTTCGCCTCGGACGACGCCGTATTCGGTGGAGGGTCCTGCCGCGTCACCGACTGCGGACGCAGCGCCCGTGGCCATGGCCTCTGTCAAGGTCACCACCAGCGATGGGCCAACGCGGGCCGCCCCGACCTCGAAGAGTTCACTGCCTCGACCGACCCGCGTTGGCGCAAACATCGCCCCAACCAGGCATGTCGGGTCGACGGCTGCGGTTACGGGTCGGCTCGCCGCGGATTGTGTCAGCTGCACGCGCAACGGTGGGAACGCGCCGGGCGACCGCCCCTGACCTCGTGGTTACGTGATCCGCTGCCGGTGAAACAGCCCCGGCCCGGCGCGACCTGCCAGATCGGGCACTGCTCGTTATGGCCGCAGGCCAAGTCGCCGCTATGCCATTCCCACACCAACACTTGGAAAGCGAACGACCGCAACGATATCGACGAGTTCGTCGCAAGATTCGAATCCAACGACACACCGGCAAACGAGACGATTCAGCTCGGGATGCTCACGCCGCAGCTCAAACTGGAGATGCAGTACGTACTGCAGCAACGCCACGACGACCGACGCGGCAAGCTGACGCCGGCCGTTGTCGCCAGGGTGGTCCGACTACTGATAGACACCGCCACCACCTCGCTGCTCGACTTCGACGCCGACCAATGGCGGCAACGCTCAGCCGTGCTACTCAACGACACGAGATCTCGCGGCTTGCTGCTCTATGCCCACCTCACCATGCTGGACTTGGCCGAGGCCGGAGGTTGGGAAGCCGAATACCCACGCGACGTCTGGCGGATGCACCGGCTCGGCTACGAAGGCCACTACACACTGCGGTTCGACCGCATCCCGCAACCCTGGCTCAGAGAGCCGGCCAAACGATGGATCCGGCTGCGCCTCTCACGCGGACTCAACCTCGAAGCAGGCGGTGGACGCCCGCTGCTGGCCATCGCCCGATTCGGACGATTTCTCGCTGACGTCGACATCGACGACATCAGCCGGATCGACCGGGAACTGCTCGAACGCTACCTCGCGCACCTGAACCAGGAATACAGCCCACAGCGCCGAGGCGCCCACATCGGCCTGCTCAATGGGTTCTTTGCCGCGATCCGCCAACATTGCTGGGCCACAGGACTTCCCGACACTGCGATGTTCTTCGCCGAGGACCACCCCAAGCGCGGCGAACACCTGCCCAGAGCGTTGGCCGAACACGTCATGACCCAGCTCGAACACCACGACAACCTCGACCAGTTCAACAACCCTGCCTATCGACTGATCACCGTCATCCTGATGCGTTGCGGGCTCCGGATCACCGACGCCCTGCGATTGCGCGGCGACTGCGTCACCACAGACGCCGACGGGGCACCCTATCTGCGCTACTTCAACCACAAGATGAAGCGGGACGCCCTTGTTCCGATCGCCCCAGACCTCGTCGACATGATCGGCCACCAACGCCGACTCGTCTCCGAACGCTGGCCCGGCGGCACTGGACTGCTGTTCCCGCGCCCCACCAAGAACATCGACGGCCAAGTCCCCCTGGGGATCCCGACCTACCGCGAGGCGATGCACCGATGGCTCGCAGCCTGCGACATCCGCGACGAGCACAACCGGCGGGTGCATTTGACGCCGCACCAGTGGCGCCACACGCTCGGCACCCGCCTGATCAACCGCGACGTTCCGCAAGAGGTCGTGCGCCACATCCTCGACCACGACTCACCGCAGATGACCGCCCACTACGCTCGCCTGCACGACACCACCGTCCGCCGAGCCTGGGAAGCCGCCCGCAAAGTCGACAGCCACGGGCGTGAGGTCAACCTCGACCCAGACGGACCGATGGCCGACGCCGCTTGGGCCAAACAACGCCTCGGTCGCGCCACCCAAGCCCTACCCAACGGCTACTGCGGTCTGCCCGTCCAACAGAGCTGCCCACACGCCAACGCCTGCCTGACTTGCCCCATGTTCCTCACCACCCAGGAATTCCTGCCGCAACATCGGACCCAACGCAAGCAGACACTGCAACTGATCACAGCAGCAGAAGCTCGCGGACACAAACGGCTGGCCGAGATGAACCGCCAGGTTTTGGGCAACCTCGACGCCATCATCACCTCGCTCGACACTCCCACCGATCCGACGGCAGCCGAACATGCGAGCTGA
- a CDS encoding tyrosine-type recombinase/integrase, producing MILSFFSSQGWRSWDVEHRPVIPEGMPVLIDDDLLFEDGLGAPRSVSVANRWLRLLPASGAPAPSSWENYARAVKEWTEFLAEHGIGLFDTRDRLKAGLSRYAEHRAAGPISARFAATTWSQHMSILSLFYRWAIDEGVAAAEPFTYRSARAVFAGTGRDVRVNLASRRTPKPHVTIKYLEPDFTDLFRKGLRGLAPDGNRDSGFAGREMTRNAAIGDLALATGLRLGEFTHLLPWEVPALPLAPTAIPIPFPVPAGITKGRKFRTTWISYDALAGLHDYLELDRAAVTEGSAWRPPRRWGEPLLVSDPDARGGRVNGVRRSWESLTPAERRRLVAPKGGSCLLAVKADGGPFTAWATVFERTADRIRARFEPRFPHVHPHRLRHSFSMQTLEYLVTGYYRQAAKLVRDTDADAALVFYLTKADPLLVLRDLLGHSTVLTTEKYLKRLDTTRIYRQAYETAGVESGLVGEDAAQRESDAEFHDDAEEVL from the coding sequence GTGATCCTGAGCTTCTTCTCGTCGCAAGGCTGGCGGTCCTGGGATGTCGAGCACCGGCCGGTGATTCCGGAGGGGATGCCGGTGCTAATCGATGACGACCTGCTGTTCGAGGACGGCCTCGGGGCGCCGCGATCGGTGTCGGTGGCGAACCGGTGGCTGCGGCTGCTTCCGGCCAGCGGGGCGCCGGCGCCGAGTTCGTGGGAGAACTACGCGCGGGCAGTCAAGGAGTGGACGGAGTTCCTCGCTGAGCACGGGATCGGGTTGTTCGACACCCGCGACCGGCTCAAGGCCGGGCTGAGCCGGTATGCCGAGCACCGCGCGGCCGGGCCAATTTCGGCGAGGTTCGCTGCGACCACGTGGTCGCAGCACATGAGCATCCTGTCGCTGTTCTACCGGTGGGCGATCGACGAAGGAGTTGCCGCTGCCGAGCCGTTCACCTACCGGTCGGCGCGGGCGGTCTTCGCCGGCACCGGCCGCGATGTCCGGGTGAATCTGGCGTCGCGCCGCACCCCGAAACCACACGTGACCATCAAGTATCTGGAGCCGGACTTCACCGACCTGTTCCGCAAAGGGTTACGCGGTTTGGCACCGGATGGCAACCGCGACAGCGGGTTCGCGGGCCGGGAGATGACCCGCAACGCCGCGATCGGGGATCTGGCGTTGGCGACCGGGTTGCGGTTGGGCGAGTTCACCCATCTGCTGCCGTGGGAGGTTCCGGCGCTGCCGCTGGCGCCGACGGCGATTCCGATCCCGTTTCCGGTGCCGGCGGGAATCACCAAGGGCCGCAAGTTCCGCACTACCTGGATCTCTTACGACGCCCTGGCCGGGCTGCACGACTACCTGGAGCTTGACCGCGCGGCCGTCACCGAAGGGTCGGCCTGGCGACCGCCGCGACGGTGGGGTGAACCGCTGCTGGTGAGCGACCCGGATGCGCGGGGTGGCCGGGTCAACGGTGTTCGCCGGTCGTGGGAGTCGCTGACCCCGGCCGAGCGGCGTCGGCTGGTGGCACCGAAGGGCGGGTCGTGCCTGCTGGCGGTGAAAGCCGATGGTGGCCCGTTCACGGCGTGGGCGACGGTGTTCGAGCGCACCGCCGACCGGATCCGCGCGAGGTTCGAGCCACGGTTCCCGCATGTTCACCCGCACCGGCTGCGGCATTCGTTCTCGATGCAGACCTTGGAATATTTGGTGACCGGCTACTACCGGCAGGCGGCAAAGCTGGTGCGCGACACCGACGCCGACGCGGCGCTGGTGTTCTACCTGACCAAGGCCGATCCGCTGCTGGTGCTGCGGGACCTGTTGGGTCACTCGACGGTGTTGACCACGGAAAAGTATCTGAAACGCCTTGATACGACCCGGATTTACCGGCAAGCCTACGAAACCGCCGGCGTGGAATCCGGACTCGTCGGCGAGGACGCCGCGCAGCGGGAATCCGACGCCGAATTCCACGACGACGCCGAGGAGGTGTTGTGA